A single window of Buteo buteo chromosome 15, bButBut1.hap1.1, whole genome shotgun sequence DNA harbors:
- the B3GAT2 gene encoding galactosylgalactosylxylosylprotein 3-beta-glucuronosyltransferase 2, giving the protein MKSLLFSRFLLLLPWVLIVIIVLDIDSSRAPLPALAPRGGGGGSGGARPAAARAPAPRRPEAALPTIYAITPTYSRPVQKAELTRLANTFRQVARLHWILVEDAAARSDLVSRFVAGAGLPCTHLHVPTPRRYKRPGLPRATEQRNAGLAWLRQRHQHLPPPQPGVLFFADDDNTYSLELFQEMRTTRKVSVWPVGLVGGRRYERPVVENGKVVGWYTGWRADRPFAIDMAGFAVSLQVILSHPKAVFKRRGSQPGMQESDFLKQITTVEELEPKANNCTKVLVWHTRTEKVNLANEPKYHLDTVSIEV; this is encoded by the exons ATGAAGTCGCTGCTCTTCAGCcgcttcctcctgctgctgccctgggtgCTCATCGTCATCATCGTGCTGGACATCGACAGCAGCCGGGCGCCGCTGCCCGCCCTggccccccgcggcggcggcggtggtaGCGGGGGagcccggccggcggcggcgcgggcgcccgccccgcggcggcccGAGGCGGCGCTGCCCACCATCTATGCCATCACGCCCACGTACAGCCGCCCGGTGCAGAAGGCCGAGCTCACCCGCCTGGCCAACACCTTCCGGCAGGTGGCGCGGCTCCACTGGATCCTGGTGGAGGACGCGGCGGCGCGCAGCGACCTGGTCAGCCGCTTCGTGGCGGGCGCCGGCCTGCCCTGCACTCACCTCCACGTCCCCACGCCGCGCCGCTACAAGCGCCCGGGGTTACCCCGCGCCACCGAGCAGCGCAACGCCGGCCTGGCCTGGCTGCGGCAGCGGCACcagcacctgccccccccgcagcccggGGTGCTCTTCTTCGCCGACGACGACAACACCTACAGTCTGGAGCTCTTCCAGGAG ATGCGTACAACCCGCAAAGTGTCGGTCTGGCCCGTGGGACTGGTAGGAGGACGACGGTACGAGCGCCCAGTCGTGGAAAACGGCAAAGTCGTTGGCTGGTACACTGGCTGGAGAGCTGACAGGCCCTTTGCTATTGACATGGCAG GATTTGCTGTGAGTCTTCAAGTGATTCTGTCGCATCCGAAAGCCGTATTCAAGCGCCGTGGCTCTCAACCAGGAATGCAAGAATctgattttctgaaacagatAACAACAGTGGAGGAACTGGAGCCAAAAGCAAACAACTGCACAAAG GTTCTTGTATGGCACACACGAACAGAAAAAGTAAACCTAGCTAATGAGCCAAAATACCACCTGGACACGGTCAGTATTGAGGTATGA